The Geoalkalibacter subterraneus genome contains the following window.
AGTAAATTGGTGATAAATTAATGTCAATAGAAAAAGAAAAGAATTTTGATGTAAATTTTTATAATACTTTATCTGATTGGTGTAGAATTTGGTCTGAGATAGAACGGGAAACGACAAAGGCCGCCTTTGCCGGGCGGCCTTTGTCGTTGGGAGGTCTCTGCAGAAATTTAGTTTATATGATGCGGGGATCAGGTATTTCGGAAGGGAGTTGGAGCAAGTTGTTCCAGGTTCTGCTCTTCCATTTGGGCCAGGCGGGCAAAGGTGTATTCCCCCAGAACCCGGGTCATCTCTCCGCGAATATGGCGCCAGGCACCGTGAACGGGGCAGAAAATGTCGCGGTCACATGCCCTTTCGTTCATCAGGCACTGATTGAGATAAACCGGGCCCTCCTGTGCTTCCACAACGTCGAGCAGGGTGATGCGGTCCGGAGTCCGCGCCAGGTAGAATCCGCCGCCGACCCCGCGTTGAGAACCGACGATGCCTGCCCTGATGAGCGGCTGCAGAATCTTGGTCAGAAATGCCGGCGTGATGTCCTGGGTGCGGCAGATGTCTTTTTTCAGAACGATTTCGCCGGACGGTTGTTTGGCCAGGTAGAGAACGGCGCGAATGGCGTATTCCGTAGCGCGGGTAATCAGCAAAGGAGCCTCCTATTGTTAACCGTTTAGGTTATGGATACCCGGAGAAGGATTCTTTGTCAAGCATTGGTCCCCGCCGGTCACCGGTATCTTGCCATTAAACCGTTCCGAGCGTCCTTGACAGGGGGGGAGGGCAGAGGCAAGATGCAGTTGATTTCTATCGCAATCGGGTATGCTTATGGAAAAAACTCGCACTGAGGTCGTTGGACGCTTTGCTCCAAGCCCGACCGGGCCTCTTCATTTCGGGTCGCTGGTGGCCGCTGTCGGCAGTTATTGCCTGGCCCGTTGTCGCAATGGCCGTTGGTTGCTGCGCATGGAGGATCTAGACACTCCGCGGGTGGTGCCGGGTGCGGCCGACGACATACTGCGCACCCTTGAATCCTTCGGTCTTCAATGGGATGGCCCGGTGGTGTGGCAGAGTCGCCGGGGAGACGCCTATGCGCAGGCGCTGGAAAGTCTGAGATCGAAGGGGCTGGTGTTTGATTGCGGATGCTCGCGCAAAGAAGTGTTGGCCAGTGCACCTCACCAGGGAGAGGAGGGGCCGGTGTATCCCGGCACCTGCCGCAAGGGCCTGGCGCCCGGCCGGGTTTCGCGTGCTTTGCGGGTCAGGGTTCCGACTCAGGAGGTACACTGTTTCATTGACGGGATATTCGGTCGTTGTGAACAGCGGCTGGCCGATGCGGTGGGGGATTTTGTGCTGCGGCGGGCTGATGGCGTGTATGCCTATCAGCTGGCCGTCGTGGTGGATGATGCGGCCGCCGGCGTTACCCAGGTGGTTCGCGGTGCCGATCTGCTGGGTTCGACTGCGCGACAGATTTATCTGCAGCAGTGTCTCGGGTATTCCGTCCCGCACTATTTTCATTTACCCTTGGCGTTGAGCGCGGACGGGGAGAAAATCAGCAAGCGTCACGGCGCCGTATCTGTGGAGCAGGGCGCCGACCCCTCTTCCATGCTGTGCCGCGTTCTGCGCTTTCTTGGACAGGATCTGCCGTCCCATTGTGAAAAGGGGACGCCGCGGGAGATTCTTGAGTGGGCGACAAAGCATTTTGATGTACGGAAAACCCCGGCCACGGGGCAGGTGGTTGTCTGATTGTGTCTGGAATATCGAGTTCTTTATGAACCGGGAGGAAAAGATATGAAAAAACGTGTTCTGAAGGTTTTGGCGGTTTGCCTGGCATCGGCTTTTCTTGCGGCTTGCGGCGGCGGGAACTATCAGATCCCCCGTGATGAATTCAAGCAGCAGGTACGGACTCTGGCGGTGCTGCCGATTCTGGTGGATGAGCAGTCCAATATCCGTCACCCCGAGGCCCAGAAAGTGGTTGACCTTCTGCGCCGCCATAGCCAGGGGCGCGAGGCGCGTCTTGCGGAGCTGCTGCGAGATGCCGGGAGCTTTTTTGACGTACGCGAAGTCACTCAGAAGCCGCGCGATCTGGCCGGGCGGCTTCTGGTGCGGGCGCCTGGAGAGGGCGGTGAAGATGTCCTGCCTTATGATTTTTCCGGCCCTGTGGCGCGTAAGCTGACGGAAGAATATGTCGTTGACGCGCTTCTGGTGATTGTCCTGCATGGAGGCGATGTCACCGAAAAGCGCTGGGACCGCACGCGGTTGAACTATCTTGAGGCTCCCTACAACAGCATCCTGGCCGCCGCGCTGGTCATCGACCGCTCCGGAACGGTGCTGTGGCGCCTGGATGAAGGGCAGGGAAGGACCTTTTTTACCCTGCAGTATCCCGACTTTGACGAGGCGCGCTACAATAAGACCCAGAATGTCGCTCTGAAGTTTCTGACTGTGGACGGAATTGAACGCACCTTGGAAGAAGCCGAGGGTGGCCTGATCGGACGCGAGGATTATCCCAAACTTTACGCTGACCTGTTTGATCGCATCCGCAAAGCGCTTAAGCCCGGCCTTATGAATCCCTTTGCGCGTGACTCCAAGTAGTCTTGCTGTTGTTTGCCGGCCGGCGGTGTTTTGCCCCGCCGGCCGGAAAGACATTAAAACTGAAAAATACCGGTTGACATTTACAGGAAAAGCGATTAGTTATTTACTCCATATCACTGAACAACCACCATCCCGGTTAATCGCGCTCTTTCCCTTTCCATATCTCGAAATTTTGAATAGATAATTATTTTTAAAGCCCGCATTCCGATGACGCCTGCTCTTATATCTCCCCATGAAAGAATGAACCGATACGGCACTTTGGCGTCTTGAGCAGCCAGCACTGCAGTTGCGTCGCGGTTATGCCCAGAATTTCCGTGTAAAAAGGACGACCCACCACAGCATCCCGCTATCAACGCTTAAAATATGAATAAAGCTATTGCACCGCATGTTGCCGACGGCACATGTCCGGATGTCAGGTTTCTGCTCTATGGAGAGGACCCGGGGCCAGGGTGGCATCGCACACACTACGCCCACTTCCTTTGCCATTCTGGTTTTTCCTTCGTCAGAGTTGTGTCCGGACAAGGTCTTACCATGATTTTTCCGTCATGATTTTTGCTGCTGTTTACTGTTTTTCACGCCCGGACCCGTTATGGGGAGTACGAAATTAGGAGTCGTAATGAATCTTAAGGAACTTAAAGAGAAGAAGATCCAGGAATTGACTGGAATTGCCAAGGACCTTGGTATTGACGGGGTGTCGGGAATGCGTAAGCAGGACCTGATATTCTGTATTTTGAATGCCGCTGCCGAAAAAAACGGGGCCATTTACGGTGAAGGGGTTCTGGAGATTCTTCCCGACGGATTCGGGTTTCTGCGCGCACCGGACGCCAACTATCTTCCCGGCCCCGACGATATCTATGTGTCGCCTTCGCAGATCCGGCGCTTCAACCTGCGTACCGGCGATACGGTGGCAGGGCAGATTCGGCCGCCCAAGGAGGGTGAGCGCTACTTCGCTCTGCTCAAGGTAGCGGAAGTCAATTTCGAAAGCCCGTCCGTGGCGCGCGACAAGACTCTGTTCGACAACCTGACCCCCCTTTATCCCGAGGAGCGGCTGGTTCTCGAGGCTGAGCCCGATAATTATTCGGCGCGGGTCGTTGACCTGGTGACGCCGGTCGGCAAAGGGCAGCGCGCCCTGATCGTCGCCCCGCCGCGTACCGGTAAAACCATGCTGCTGCAGAATATTGCCAACTCCATTACCGCCAATCATCCCGAGGTCTACATGATCGTGCTGCTCATTGACGAGCGGCCCGAGGAAGTCACCGACATGCAGCGCAGCGTCAATGGCGAGGTCATTTCGTCGACCTTCGACGAGCCGGCCACACGCCACGTACAGGTCGCCGAAATGGTGATCGAGAAGGCCAAGCGCCTGGTCGAACACAAACGTGACGTGGTGATTCTGCTTGACTCCATTACCCGCCTGGCGCGGGCCTACAATACGGTGGTGCCTCCCTCCGGCAAGATTCTCTCCGGTGGTGTGGATTCCAACGCCCTGCACAAGCCCAAGCGCTTTTTCGGTGCCGCCCGCAATATCGAAGAAGGCGGCAGCCTGACCATCATCGCCACCGCCCTGGTCGATACCGGCAGCAAGATGGACGAGGTCATCTTCGAGGAGTTCAAGGGCACCGGCAACATGGAGCTGCAGCTTGACCGCCGCCTGGTTGATCGGCGCGTGTTCCCGGCCATTGATGTCAACAAATCGGGAACGCGGCGCGAGGAGCTGCTGGTCGATGCGGTTTCGCTGCAGCGCATCTGGCTGCTGCGCAAGGTCCTGTCCAGCATGAACGTTGTCGACAGTATGGAGTTCCTGCTGGAAAAACTCGGCGAGAGCAAGACCAATCAGGAGTTTCTCGATTCCATGAACCAGTGATGCCGATGATTGGATTTGCATTTGTCGGCTGGGCGTGGTAGAAAGCAAGACTTGCCTTTTTGGCTCAATCAATTCAATAGCAACGCGGCCTGTACTGAAGCCAGGCACGAAGGAGACGCATCATGAAAGAAGGAATCCATCCCCAATACAACGAAGTGACCATCAAGTGCAGCTGCGGCAACGAAATTGCCACCCGCTCCACTCTTAAAGGCGACATGCATACGGAAATCTGCTCGGCCTGCCACCCCTTCTTCACCGGCAAGCAGCGCCTGCTCGATACCGCCGGCCGTGTCGAACGTTTCCGCCGCAAGTACGGGCAGACCCAGAAGAAATAGGTTCCTGTTCGTATTCCCCTCTTTGGGGGAGTCATGTTTTGATGTCAAGTCTACCGCCTGCCTCCCTTTCAGGGAAGGCGGGCGGCCGACGTTTTCAGGCCCCTGAATTGACCGTCGTTGCGGCGGCGGGATGAGCCCGAATCCATGCGTGTTACGCTTCTTACCACGACCCCCGACCCGGAACGCACCGTTGCCGCCGCCGCGCGGTTGTGCTATTCCGATGCCTCCATCGGTCAGCTGATCGAGCGAAGCACGGAAGATCACGCGGCGCTGCTGCGCAAGATCCTCGATCTCGGTCATTTTTCCGTGCTGGAGCATGCTTCCTTCACCTTCGGTGTCGAAGGCGTCAGCCGGGCCTGTTCCCACCAACTGGTGCGGCATCGCATCGCCTCCTATTCCCAGCAGAGCCAACGATATGTCGCCCGGATGGAGCCTTTCGAGGCTGTTACGCCGCCTTCTCTGGCCGAAAAGCACGAGCTTCTGGCGCGTTACGAGGCTTTGCTGCATGAGATTCATCTGACTTACAGGGAATTTCTTGACGCCGGGATTCCTGCCGAAGACGCCCGTTTCGTGCTGCCCAACGCGGCGGCGACCAAGCTGGTGGTGACCATGAATGCACGTGCCCTGCACCACTTCTTCCAGTTACGCTGCTGCCGCCGCGCCCAGTGGGAAATCCGTGCCATGGCGGTGGAGATGCTGCGGTTGTGTTGTCACGCGGCGCCGATCCTGTTTGAGGGGGCCGGCCCGGGGTGCCTGCGAGGGCGCTGCCCGGAAGGTGCAATGACCTGTGGCGCCGCCGAGGAAGTACGGCGAGAGTTTGAAGAACTGCGCAATACCCCCTGAGTGGCGCCGGGGACTTGGAAAGATACCCGCTCATGTTCGGTAAACTCGAAGAAGTTGTGGACCGCTTTCGCGAAGTCGAAGGTCTTATGTCCGATCCGACGATCGTCTCCGATCAGGCCCGCTACCGGGAGCTGACCAAGGAGCATTCCGACCTGTCGGAGGTTGTCGAGGTCTACCAGTCTTACTGCAAAACCTGTGAGTCTATTGAGGGAAACCGCGAACTTCTGCGCGATCCGGATCCCGACCTTAAGGAGATGGCCCGCGCCGAACTTCAGGAGTTGGAGCAGCGTAAGGAGGAGCTCGAGAAGGAGCTCCATTTTCTGTTGCTGCCCAAGGATCCCAACGACGACAAGAATATCATCCTCGAGATTCGTGCCGGTACCGGCGGTGATGAGGCCGCTTTGTTCGCGGCCGACCTGTTCCGCATGTACTCGCGCTACGCCGAGTCCCGCAAATGGCGGGTCGAGTTGATGAGCATGTCGGAGACGGACGGGGGCGGGCTGAAGGAAGTGATCGCACTGATCAGCGGCGACCGGGTTTATTCACGGCTCAAGTTTGAAAGCGGAACCCACCGGGTGCAGCGTGTACCGGAGACCG
Protein-coding sequences here:
- a CDS encoding RrF2 family transcriptional regulator, which produces MLITRATEYAIRAVLYLAKQPSGEIVLKKDICRTQDITPAFLTKILQPLIRAGIVGSQRGVGGGFYLARTPDRITLLDVVEAQEGPVYLNQCLMNERACDRDIFCPVHGAWRHIRGEMTRVLGEYTFARLAQMEEQNLEQLAPTPFRNT
- the gluQRS gene encoding tRNA glutamyl-Q(34) synthetase GluQRS; the encoded protein is MLMEKTRTEVVGRFAPSPTGPLHFGSLVAAVGSYCLARCRNGRWLLRMEDLDTPRVVPGAADDILRTLESFGLQWDGPVVWQSRRGDAYAQALESLRSKGLVFDCGCSRKEVLASAPHQGEEGPVYPGTCRKGLAPGRVSRALRVRVPTQEVHCFIDGIFGRCEQRLADAVGDFVLRRADGVYAYQLAVVVDDAAAGVTQVVRGADLLGSTARQIYLQQCLGYSVPHYFHLPLALSADGEKISKRHGAVSVEQGADPSSMLCRVLRFLGQDLPSHCEKGTPREILEWATKHFDVRKTPATGQVVV
- the rho gene encoding transcription termination factor Rho, whose amino-acid sequence is MNLKELKEKKIQELTGIAKDLGIDGVSGMRKQDLIFCILNAAAEKNGAIYGEGVLEILPDGFGFLRAPDANYLPGPDDIYVSPSQIRRFNLRTGDTVAGQIRPPKEGERYFALLKVAEVNFESPSVARDKTLFDNLTPLYPEERLVLEAEPDNYSARVVDLVTPVGKGQRALIVAPPRTGKTMLLQNIANSITANHPEVYMIVLLIDERPEEVTDMQRSVNGEVISSTFDEPATRHVQVAEMVIEKAKRLVEHKRDVVILLDSITRLARAYNTVVPPSGKILSGGVDSNALHKPKRFFGAARNIEEGGSLTIIATALVDTGSKMDEVIFEEFKGTGNMELQLDRRLVDRRVFPAIDVNKSGTRREELLVDAVSLQRIWLLRKVLSSMNVVDSMEFLLEKLGESKTNQEFLDSMNQ
- the rpmE gene encoding 50S ribosomal protein L31 — encoded protein: MKEGIHPQYNEVTIKCSCGNEIATRSTLKGDMHTEICSACHPFFTGKQRLLDTAGRVERFRRKYGQTQKK
- the thyX gene encoding FAD-dependent thymidylate synthase, whose protein sequence is MRVTLLTTTPDPERTVAAAARLCYSDASIGQLIERSTEDHAALLRKILDLGHFSVLEHASFTFGVEGVSRACSHQLVRHRIASYSQQSQRYVARMEPFEAVTPPSLAEKHELLARYEALLHEIHLTYREFLDAGIPAEDARFVLPNAAATKLVVTMNARALHHFFQLRCCRRAQWEIRAMAVEMLRLCCHAAPILFEGAGPGCLRGRCPEGAMTCGAAEEVRREFEELRNTP
- the prfA gene encoding peptide chain release factor 1, yielding MFGKLEEVVDRFREVEGLMSDPTIVSDQARYRELTKEHSDLSEVVEVYQSYCKTCESIEGNRELLRDPDPDLKEMARAELQELEQRKEELEKELHFLLLPKDPNDDKNIILEIRAGTGGDEAALFAADLFRMYSRYAESRKWRVELMSMSETDGGGLKEVIALISGDRVYSRLKFESGTHRVQRVPETETQGRIHTSACTVAVLPEAEDVDLEIDPSDLRIDVYRASGAGGQHVNKTESAVRITHIPTGVVVACQDEKSQHKNKAKALKVLKSRILDSMRAEQDAQMAADRKTQVGSGDRSERIRTYNFPQGRCTDHRIGLTLYRLDAIMQGDLDEIIDALTTHAQSDSLSGHNG